In the genome of Labrus bergylta chromosome 7, fLabBer1.1, whole genome shotgun sequence, the window aaagaaacaaaagcagcagtGACGGAAAAAGTTTAACTTTGATGGCCTTTTAAAATTCCAAAAGGATACcaataacatttaatttagaGCCTCACTGTCACAAATTAATCCTACACAAACAAATAGAATTGCAGAACTGACAGGTTGTGTAATCTAGTAATCTGTTTCTCGACAGATTATCTTTGCTGATGAGTGCACAGAGGCAGAGGGGCGCCACTGGCACATGAAGCACTTCGCCTGCTTTGAATGCGAGACAATTCTTGGGGGCCAGCGCTATATCATGAAGGATGGCAGACCATATTGTTGTGGCTGCTTCGAGTCTCTCTATGCCGAGTACTGTGAGGCCTGTGGAGAACATATTGGTAAGATATGTATTTTCTGGagataaaattaaaaaaaaaaactatcatgATTGTTTAGCTTTAAGTGTGGTAGAGCTAACCATCAAGATATTTCCCTTTTCCCAGGAGTTGATCACGCTCAGATGACCTATGATGGGCTCCACTGGCACGCAACTGAGAGCTGCTTTAGTTGTGTCCAATGTAAGAGCTCCCTACTGGGCTGCCCCTTCCTGCCACACCAGGGCCGCATTTATTGCTCCAAGGCCTGCAGCATTGGGGAAGATGTGCATGCCTCAGACTCCTCCGACTCTGCCTTCCAGTCAGCACGATCCCGTGAATCTCGCCGCAGTGTACGCATGGGTAAAAGCAGCCGTTCAGCCGACCAATGCAGACAGTCACTCCTGTTCTCTCCTTCAGTCAATTACAAGTTCCCTGGCTTTAGTGGAAACGCTGACGATACCCTGACCAACAAGCTTGACCACTTGAACTTATCTGACGAACATCTCTGGAGGGGACGTACTGAAGAGAATGAGGCACCTGAGGATCAGGGGGAGGAGTGGGCTGAGCACGAAGACTACATGACTCAACTGCTTTTAAAATTTGGGGAACATGGGGTCTTCCAGCAAGGTAATGAATCCAGACCCACCGATTTCTGGATCGCTGAAAAGGATGCCAAGCTAAAGCAGGAGTCTTCAAAACCTGGTattggtggtggaggaggaggacgggggAGCCTGGCAAGTAAGAAGTACCAGTCTGAGATGTACTGGGCCCAGTCACAGGATGGGCTTGGGGACTCAGCCTACGGTAGTCATCCAGGCCCAGCAAGCAGCAGAAAGATCCAGGAGTTGGAGCTGGATCATGGGGCTGGAGGAGGCTTTCAGGGAGAGGATCAACAATGGTATAATGACTCTTTGGAGTGTATCACAGATGAGTTcaagaaaacagaacagagtGTCAGAGACTCTATGGACTCACTGGCACTCTCAAATATTACTGGTGAGTTGACATGACATGATGCATCAgaatttatatattattatattttatggCAGTGGCTGCTCTTGAATCCATGTGAACAATGTAtctgatttttctcttttctctccaggGGCTTCTGTAGATGGTGATAGTAAAGATAGACAATTGGTATTTTCCCTGCAAGGATTCCATGAACTGGAGACAGAAGACTGTGAGAAAACCAGCAATATGGGGACCCTCAACTCCTCGATGTTACACAGAAGTGCCAATTCCCTGAAGAGCCTTGTGTCGGAGCAAGAGGAAGAGTTTGAGGAAAATGTCCCGGAAGAAGAGGCAGCTCCTCTGCCAGTGGACAGACCCAAACCTCATGTACCTGCTATTAGGAGGACACGTTCACAATCTAGGCCCCAGCAGGTCAAATTCTCTGATGATGTGGTAGACAATGGGCATTATTGTGATCTCCCAGTGCGCCAGCCTCCTATGAGTGAAAGAACACGTCGACGCGTTTATCACTTTGAGGAACAGGGCCAGGAACTTCAGTCTGGTcgccaccatcaccaccacagGAGGCATCGCAGTCGCAAGTCTCGCTCTGACAATGCTCTTAACCTACTTCCCAAGGAGAGGGCGAAAATGAGCTACAAAGTTGACCATAGAGGGAACGCCCATGGGCCCAAGGGGCTCCAAGCAATTCATGGCCACCCAAATCCAGCTGCCATGTCAGACTACGGACTACAGGGCCCAGCCATGGGGAGGCTATTGGGGCTGTACGGGGAGGATGACGATTGGTGTTCTAcctgctcttcttcctcttctgatTCTGAGGAAGAAGGCTTTTTCCTGGGTCAGCCCATCCCTCAGCCAAGACCCCATAGACACTACTATGCGGATGATTTGCCCAGCCCGGTGGCAGGCATGTCCTCACCTCCCTATGGTCTACGGACTaagaccaaaaagaaaaaaggacacAAGGGGAAAAACTGCATAATTTCATAAAGTTCCTCCCTTCTTTATCTCCAGTTTTGTATTGCTCTACTCCACTTTTGCTTCTCATGTCTGCTTTTAAAACACAGTAACAGTTTGCTTTCTATTGAATACTTCACAGCACTCAACTTACCAAATGTTCAATCTCTTTAGGTTTACTTCTAGCATTACTACTTGCCAGTAAGGTGACAATATATTTTAGAgtaacacatatttaaaaacagctgtctatactgtgtttatttaacagTGAATATATTAATGTATATAttgtagaattaaaaaaactaaatggtTATTTTTATACCCCTGAGTTCACGGTATGCTTTGTGCAACAATGGTATGAACATTTAACTTTTGGCAGTTGGTACAGAGCCATATTTCCAAGACAGTGTCAGAAATGAATTGACAGTCCAACCCTGGCCCaattttttcaaatgtgttgcCTTCCAGGCTTGTGCagcatgaacatgaacatgagaGAAACACTGTGTGTATTAAAATGCCTGGTTGAGTGGTGTATTTATGGGTCACTGTATTGTTAGCATCATTGTAATTTGTATAAATGTACAAACTGGAATATAAGGCTAAAACAGATGAtaattgtaataaaaaaatctatatatcatgcttttgttgtttattgtgtttaatggatttaaaaaaaaaggagaaaccaCTTAACTTTGaaggtttgacattttatttataaaactttAATGAAAAATCTACAATATAGTCACACGCTGATTACAACTCAAAGGTAAGCAAAATAATGAGcaataatatttaataaatggTCAGAATTTTCTAAAAGCAATAGTACTTAATGGAAAATACCTTATAGACGTGGAGCCTTCGATACTGGTTTAAATACTTATGTCAGAGAAGGTGTTACTTCCACTTATAGCTGCAACAAATACATAttctaaaagtaaaaaagaccACACAGCACTATCGACTTAGGGAAAGGGGATACGataaaagtgtatttattttatttgtaatattttgcTAGTGATCTTATCAGTAGGCCATACCATTAAGATAAAGTCTCTCAAGTAACTAATTTCAGTTAAAGAATCTCATAATAAGAATTGACAGTTTTCAACATGCTTCACGGTAAGAAACAAAATACCTAAATGTGCATATGTTCAGTTTTCAAAGAAACCTGTAATTGGCATTCCTCAATCACAACACTTTAAGTAGTTTACCATAACAATATCCATTCCATTCCTActcctgtacatgtttgtgatgtattatatattattaaagCTCCTGATTCTTACCGTATATTGTAATACTCCTTGAGAAACTTAGCAAAGGAAAATGAAACCCAATGCTCTTTTCATATACATGCTTTAAATTCTTCATTGAAATCCAACTTATTGATAGCACTGACAGGCATGACAAGTCACAAAGATGAATTGGTGTTAACTTCAGGAACCTTCCTTACAGGTTAAAAGCATCTCATGTCTCAGCAAATGGCAAAGTGCCAACACTTGATTACCTGTTCTTCTTATTATCATTTAAACATATTACTGATACCATAATTTTATTAAACAATATAATTCACATGACAAACGTTTAAATGCCTCAACCCTTTAGAAGATAAAGATAAGGAACAAGAAAGATTTTAGGACTCCATAttgttatttcagtgttttgtgaCCTGTGGCTTCTGATGATGGTTGCTCTAATACCTCGTCAAGCTCCTTCACAAATTGTTTAAGGGAGTCCAGGCAGCGCTGTTTGATCTCCAACAGGTTCTTATCCAGTGGAGCCTGCAGCATATTATCCAAACTGGGCTCCTTGTCCACCAACATCTTCACCACTGTGCGGAATGTCTCACAGTCCTGCCTGTAATGCTGAACATAAAACAATCACATCAGGAATGTCAATATTCAGAATGGGACTGTGGAGTAAATATAAAGTAGAGATACAGAGCAGGACACTTTATATGGAGGCTCTTTCTTCTGATACATTCAACTGAATTTGTTGCAAACACTGGACATAACATTGTATTCTGAATAAactgttgatttttcttttagatTAATATGCAAAATACTGACCTAACCTCAAAGATAAGTGAGCACCTTTTTCTGACAGTTCTGACACCCAACCGTGAACTTAACGGCCCAAGTTCTGCACGTGACCCTATTCAAGTGCATGTCTCCCTGTAACAAAGGGGACATGAGGTGTCAAGAGTATGTTACTTGTGCTATAGCATTCTTTCACACCCCTCTTGGATTTTTACTGCTGACCCAAAACGGCTGTTAAGTTCTTTATTATAGTCCCAGGTGCAAGCCCacaacatcttcatcacctgggggggagggggggggggggggggctaagaAGTGAGGCAGTGTAACAGCCTGTCGAGGAGAAGTCTGGGACATTAGAATCCGCCAAGGTTGAGTATAGAGCCCAGATCAAGACTACACCCTTATTAAAAGTCACTGGGGTGGACTAAATACTTTTCTATTAGTCCTTAATAACTATCAAATCTAGTACCGTGATAGGACTCTAGGATACCTCTCTCCTTACAAAAACATAACTTCAACACACagtatatttaaataaattgatTATTTCTGGATTTGAGGATAATATAACaagagtgaggtcttttacctgctcttttgtaaagtgtctggaGATAATATTTTGTTATTAGATTGATTGATATActtcatcttattttttttaaaaaaatcactctgCATACATTTTCCTCAAGTCTCAGGAGACATGGATGCTTCTTAGCTATGAGCTTTTTGATTGTTGGATAAAATTAATTGCAACTATCAGTCtgtaaaatgaaatacaacacagACGGTCTGCTTTGGTGACTTTGAAGGAAAATACCGCCTGTCAACTTAGATCAGCGACCAGTCTTGAGGAGAATGTGAGGTTAACCGGTTAAACGGCTTTATTCCAGGCTTCTGTCAGTTAAGGGGATATTTAAAACCACAACTGCTGTGTCTTTGCCTAGATACATATTACATAATATGTATTTAGGCTAACTCATATTTGTGTATCCATCAATTTGAACAGTGATcacaagagttttttttgtaaaaaaccATTACATCCCTGTCACAAGACTGAATTGTACTTGATGAGAATTTTATAGTTTCCTGGAAGGGAAGTTTCTTCAACGTATGATTTACAGAAGTACATCACTGAGAGAATGGAAGGAAACCCGGTGTACCACTGGGATTCTACACTACATAAAAGCACAATTAAAAACTTTGCCACGGTCATTTTCaggatgaacttttctttgAAATTCTGGGAGGAAGTTTGGCTGGGTGGTACTTTGAATACAGAAAAGgtcaagaaataaaaatacaacaacaaaacagcattGAACAATAATGATGGAAATGATTTGTCTCATGGGAAAAACTCACTAAAGGTCCAACGGACTGCTTTGGATAtgctcctgacctggctgttcacatatgaacCTCGCAGCAGGAGACTATAcctgtcagatgggagggggggtgtATGGAGTCCCCTATACGACAccataatgagaatatttgccttaatatcgatgctacgtgtagttcaacaAAATCACATTATCAACAAGagagcagagaacaacacactgacgaacagaaaacgtgatgcagcagtttaattacgtgcacagataTCGTACCGGGCGCGTGCATACCCTCTatgcactgactccagtcactggatataaatgtaaacaccctttcctattggctcgaggtgaattctccggagaatatcctgtggcgttctcacatcagctcactcggacttgctgcagaaaaaaatactagggggcAGGCAGgggaaactccgggtgaagtccaagtgaaaaatgtggctgtttgcattcacacattcagctcctcctggaaatatcaggagtttttcaggagttttctgcaagtgtgaaagcactataagATAAGTAGAAGAAATTTCAGGTGCAGAATTGATTATATGAGTCAGACTTAGACCAAATAAGATTAAATGAGGTTATGTGAACTTAATACACTAAAGAGAAACTTTGTgaggaaacatgaaaaaatggAATACGTTAAGCTACTACATCACTTCaactctccctttttttttttttttttaacatttaatttaatttctctcactctctcct includes:
- the prickle1a gene encoding prickle-like protein 1a, whose protein sequence is MSLASAAVSAAGFQGGARQRDLMMEQKVSKLTSGFQRSSTSDDDSGCALEEYAWVPPGLRPEQVQLYFSCLPEDKIPYVNSPGEKLRIKQLLYQLPPHDNEVRYCQSLSEEEKKELLMFSVQRKKEALGRGTVKLLPRNLLNSICEHCGETINGGEMAVFASRANPGLCWHPACFACSMCSELLVDLIYFYHDGKIHCGRHHAELLKPRCSACDEIIFADECTEAEGRHWHMKHFACFECETILGGQRYIMKDGRPYCCGCFESLYAEYCEACGEHIGVDHAQMTYDGLHWHATESCFSCVQCKSSLLGCPFLPHQGRIYCSKACSIGEDVHASDSSDSAFQSARSRESRRSVRMGKSSRSADQCRQSLLFSPSVNYKFPGFSGNADDTLTNKLDHLNLSDEHLWRGRTEENEAPEDQGEEWAEHEDYMTQLLLKFGEHGVFQQGNESRPTDFWIAEKDAKLKQESSKPGIGGGGGGRGSLASKKYQSEMYWAQSQDGLGDSAYGSHPGPASSRKIQELELDHGAGGGFQGEDQQWYNDSLECITDEFKKTEQSVRDSMDSLALSNITGASVDGDSKDRQLVFSLQGFHELETEDCEKTSNMGTLNSSMLHRSANSLKSLVSEQEEEFEENVPEEEAAPLPVDRPKPHVPAIRRTRSQSRPQQVKFSDDVVDNGHYCDLPVRQPPMSERTRRRVYHFEEQGQELQSGRHHHHHRRHRSRKSRSDNALNLLPKERAKMSYKVDHRGNAHGPKGLQAIHGHPNPAAMSDYGLQGPAMGRLLGLYGEDDDWCSTCSSSSSDSEEEGFFLGQPIPQPRPHRHYYADDLPSPVAGMSSPPYGLRTKTKKKKGHKGKNCIIS